A stretch of the Vigna radiata var. radiata cultivar VC1973A chromosome 7, Vradiata_ver6, whole genome shotgun sequence genome encodes the following:
- the LOC106769311 gene encoding uncharacterized protein LOC106769311 isoform X3, translating into MKLKAVPSSRNSFVVGGDCNHNAAASSSSSSSCQRQSIVIVANKNRKQHEIQGSESTPPRITSNVKQNLRFLKLWKSFQNRNSATPRPSTSYRKKKVEKDDDVEDTDLYRDPTSSLYYTNQMGIDNAVPVLLVDGYNVCGYWMKLKKHFMKGRLDIARQKLIDELVTFSMLREVKVVVVFDAMMSGLPSHKEDFAGLDIIFSGDTCADTWIEKEVAALREDGCPKVWVVTSDHCHQQAAHGAGAFIWSCKALVTE; encoded by the exons ATGAAACTGAAAGCTGTTCCTTCATCCCGTAATTCCTTTGTAGTAGGTGGAGATTGCAATCACAATGCtgctgcttcttcttcatcttcatcatcttgtCAGAGACAAAGCATAGTGATAGTTGCCAACAAAAACAGGAAGCAGCATGAGATTCAGGGTTCAGAATCCACTCCTCCAAGAATCACATCCAACGTCAAGCAAAACCTCCGCTTCCTCAAGCTATGGAAG AGCTTCCAAAATAGAAATTCTGCCACTCCCAGACCTTCAACCAGTTACCGCAAGAAGAAGGTGGAGAAGGATGATGATGTTGAAGACACCGACCTCTATCGTGACCCCACCTCCTCTCTCTACTA TACCAATCAGATGGGTATAGACAATGCTGTCCCTGTATTGCTTGTTGATGGCTATAATGTTTGTGGCTATTGGATGAAACTCAAGAAACATTTCATGAAAGGAAGACTTGATATTGCTCGTCAAAAGCTAATTGACGAGCTTGTAACCTTCAGCATGCTTAGAG AGGTTAAAGTGGTTGTTGTCTTTGATGCAATGATGTCTGGACTCCCCAGCCACAAAGAAGATTTCGCAGG TCTTGATATTATTTTCTCAGGGGACACATGCGCCGATACATGGATTGAAAAAGAG GTTGCAGCTTTAAGAGAGGATGGTTGCCCCAAAGTCTGGGTAGTCACTTCTGATCATTGCCACCAGCAAGCAGCACATGGAGCT GGAGCCTTTATTTGGAGTTGCAAGGCTTTAGTAACTGAG TAG
- the LOC106769311 gene encoding uncharacterized protein LOC106769311 isoform X2, with amino-acid sequence MKLKAVPSSRNSFVVGGDCNHNAAASSSSSSSCQRQSIVIVANKNRKQHEIQGSESTPPRITSNVKQNLRFLKLWKSFQNRNSATPRPSTSYRKKKVEKDDDVEDTDLYRDPTSSLYYTNQMGIDNAVPVLLVDGYNVCGYWMKLKKHFMKGRLDIARQKLIDELVTFSMLREVKVVVVFDAMMSGLPSHKEDFAGLDIIFSGDTCADTWIEKEVAALREDGCPKVWVVTSDHCHQQAAHGAGAFIWSCKALVTEIHLFSR; translated from the exons ATGAAACTGAAAGCTGTTCCTTCATCCCGTAATTCCTTTGTAGTAGGTGGAGATTGCAATCACAATGCtgctgcttcttcttcatcttcatcatcttgtCAGAGACAAAGCATAGTGATAGTTGCCAACAAAAACAGGAAGCAGCATGAGATTCAGGGTTCAGAATCCACTCCTCCAAGAATCACATCCAACGTCAAGCAAAACCTCCGCTTCCTCAAGCTATGGAAG AGCTTCCAAAATAGAAATTCTGCCACTCCCAGACCTTCAACCAGTTACCGCAAGAAGAAGGTGGAGAAGGATGATGATGTTGAAGACACCGACCTCTATCGTGACCCCACCTCCTCTCTCTACTA TACCAATCAGATGGGTATAGACAATGCTGTCCCTGTATTGCTTGTTGATGGCTATAATGTTTGTGGCTATTGGATGAAACTCAAGAAACATTTCATGAAAGGAAGACTTGATATTGCTCGTCAAAAGCTAATTGACGAGCTTGTAACCTTCAGCATGCTTAGAG AGGTTAAAGTGGTTGTTGTCTTTGATGCAATGATGTCTGGACTCCCCAGCCACAAAGAAGATTTCGCAGG TCTTGATATTATTTTCTCAGGGGACACATGCGCCGATACATGGATTGAAAAAGAG GTTGCAGCTTTAAGAGAGGATGGTTGCCCCAAAGTCTGGGTAGTCACTTCTGATCATTGCCACCAGCAAGCAGCACATGGAGCT GGAGCCTTTATTTGGAGTTGCAAGGCTTTAGTAACTGAG